One region of Olleya sp. Hel_I_94 genomic DNA includes:
- a CDS encoding HD domain-containing protein: MFNQELIEATKTFVKDTLKDAEGGHDWFHVERVYKNALLIAKGEIVDPLVVALGALLHDIADSKFYDGDSTIGPKVAGAFLLKHNVDSATINHVIKIIENISYSSNIGLENTFRSIELDVVQDADRLDALGAIGIARTFNYGGFKNRTLYNPDIKPNLNMTKAEYKTSNAPTINHFYEKLLLLKDRMNTTTGHKIAKQRHQYMVDFLKQFDAEWKGEK, translated from the coding sequence ATGTTTAACCAAGAGCTAATTGAAGCCACTAAAACCTTTGTAAAAGACACTTTAAAAGATGCCGAAGGTGGACACGATTGGTTTCATGTGGAGCGTGTTTATAAAAATGCGCTTCTAATAGCTAAAGGCGAAATAGTTGATCCATTAGTTGTTGCGCTTGGCGCTTTACTACATGACATTGCAGATAGTAAGTTTTATGATGGTGATAGTACCATTGGTCCAAAAGTCGCTGGTGCTTTTTTGTTAAAACACAACGTAGACTCGGCAACCATTAATCATGTTATTAAAATTATTGAAAACATTTCCTATAGTTCTAATATAGGCTTAGAAAACACATTTAGGTCCATCGAGTTGGATGTTGTGCAAGATGCTGACCGTTTAGATGCTTTAGGAGCTATTGGTATTGCGCGCACTTTTAATTATGGAGGCTTTAAAAACAGGACTTTATATAATCCAGACATTAAGCCTAATTTAAATATGACTAAAGCAGAATATAAAACATCTAACGCTCCAACAATTAATCATTTTTACGAAAAATTACTGCTTTTAAAAGATAGAATGAATACTACTACTGGTCATAAAATTGCTAAACAACGACACCAATATATGGTAGACTTTTTAAAACAATTTGATGCAGAATGGAAAGGTGAGAAATAA
- a CDS encoding energy transducer TonB, giving the protein MENYTQHIDLINQYLNKELSNTEVLAFENKLKTDAEFIAIYQEHLIVLEGIKRTQLKAEIASAKTSYIQLKWIKTIGLISVIALVLILAYNLFLKTETTQDFDHKNQNLIETNIDSIPIIDKVEILKQIDSSKKKFVVVKRIVKQVEVDSLTNLYGGITVVKDTIIIEKIGSYTKQEFEKNFPTYEHIIPKNDSIIINIQKVEREFGSTETIVNSNTKKLEEITETKFINDQLSSFYNSVKKQPEIQTINNEKETTITFKEGTVLIIPAKCFIDANGKLARGKVNIEVTEYYKLSDMLLANLTTKSDDNQLETGGMLFIKALKDNKQLQLKPGSSIEYIFSSDASKKKDMQLFLGEEIKDGVNWTLDNITHKSNAVLTSTEMVLIEEEDVEVPIQYVEEVPVFPGCENGTNTAKKQCFDQALSKLISKNFNTSIAEDLNLTGKHKILTSFKIDKDGEVVDIQVFAAHTLLAKEAIRVLKLIPKLKPGKQRDYTVIVPYSLPINFSLGGSAKNNPNLITVKDKTSFEKKFEERLQNKDSTTTGLVGTVTANDVSRYAFYGSKLGWINCDRFIRSTKNAAKFKLKIKDANGADVKMVFKSLNSILPSRSVGDSYDFGTVTANEAVILVAIKKVDDRLFLGLKEVSTKQITMLDLSFKEVSLDQLKTELRNLNKDFN; this is encoded by the coding sequence ATGGAAAATTACACACAACATATAGACTTAATCAATCAATATTTAAATAAAGAATTATCAAATACAGAGGTTTTAGCTTTTGAAAACAAACTTAAAACTGATGCGGAATTTATTGCAATTTACCAAGAGCATTTAATAGTCTTAGAAGGTATAAAACGCACGCAACTTAAAGCTGAAATTGCTTCTGCAAAAACCAGTTATATTCAACTAAAATGGATTAAAACTATTGGCTTAATAAGTGTTATTGCTTTAGTTTTAATCTTAGCTTATAACTTGTTTTTAAAAACAGAAACAACTCAAGATTTTGATCATAAAAATCAAAATTTAATTGAAACTAATATTGATTCAATTCCTATTATTGATAAAGTAGAAATCTTAAAACAAATTGATAGTTCAAAAAAGAAATTTGTAGTTGTAAAAAGAATAGTAAAACAAGTAGAAGTAGATAGTTTAACTAATCTTTATGGAGGAATAACAGTTGTAAAGGATACTATTATAATTGAAAAAATAGGATCTTATACTAAACAAGAATTTGAAAAAAACTTCCCAACTTATGAGCATATAATTCCAAAAAACGATTCAATTATTATAAATATTCAAAAAGTTGAAAGAGAATTTGGATCTACTGAAACCATTGTAAATTCAAATACTAAAAAACTTGAAGAAATTACTGAAACAAAATTTATTAACGACCAGTTATCATCATTTTATAATTCAGTAAAAAAACAACCCGAAATACAAACGATTAATAACGAAAAAGAAACGACTATAACTTTTAAAGAAGGTACCGTTTTAATCATTCCAGCAAAATGTTTTATTGATGCAAACGGGAAATTAGCTAGAGGAAAGGTTAATATAGAAGTTACAGAGTATTATAAATTATCAGATATGTTGCTAGCCAATCTAACAACTAAATCTGATGACAACCAATTGGAAACAGGAGGAATGCTGTTTATAAAAGCATTAAAAGACAACAAACAATTACAGTTAAAACCTGGAAGTAGTATTGAATATATATTCTCTTCAGACGCAAGTAAGAAAAAAGATATGCAGCTTTTTTTAGGTGAAGAAATTAAAGATGGCGTTAATTGGACTTTAGATAATATCACACACAAAAGTAATGCTGTTTTAACTTCTACTGAAATGGTTTTAATTGAAGAAGAAGACGTGGAAGTACCGATTCAATATGTAGAAGAAGTTCCTGTGTTTCCTGGTTGTGAAAATGGGACAAATACAGCGAAAAAACAATGTTTTGATCAAGCGCTTTCAAAACTAATATCTAAAAATTTTAATACTAGTATCGCTGAAGATTTAAACCTAACTGGAAAACATAAGATTTTAACATCGTTTAAAATTGATAAAGATGGAGAGGTTGTTGATATTCAAGTTTTTGCAGCGCATACCTTATTGGCTAAAGAGGCTATTAGAGTTTTAAAATTAATACCAAAACTAAAGCCAGGTAAGCAACGTGATTATACTGTAATTGTACCTTATAGCTTGCCAATTAATTTTAGTCTTGGAGGTAGTGCAAAAAACAACCCAAATCTAATTACTGTAAAGGATAAAACATCTTTTGAGAAAAAATTTGAGGAGCGATTACAAAACAAAGATTCCACGACCACAGGATTAGTTGGTACTGTAACAGCTAACGATGTGTCTAGATATGCTTTTTATGGTTCAAAATTAGGTTGGATTAATTGTGATCGTTTTATAAGAAGCACCAAAAACGCAGCAAAATTTAAACTTAAAATTAAAGATGCTAATGGTGCAGATGTCAAGATGGTATTTAAATCTTTAAACTCGATTTTACCAAGTAGAAGCGTTGGTGATAGTTATGATTTTGGAACAGTAACAGCAAATGAAGCAGTTATTTTAGTCGCTATTAAAAAGGTTGATGATAGGCTGTTTTTAGGACTTAAAGAGGTGAGCACAAAGCAAATTACAATGTTAGACTTAAGTTTTAAAGAAGTTAGTCTTGACCAATTAAAAACAGAATTACGAAATTTAAATAAGGATTTTAATTAA
- a CDS encoding metal ABC transporter permease has translation MNSAQIEIQLIASLVAIACAIPGTFLVLRKMAMISDAISHSILPGIVVGFFITQDLNSPLLIVLAALTGVITVVLVEYIQKTGLVKEDTAIGLVFPALFSIGVILIAKNANDVHLDVDAVLVGELALAPFDRLIVSGVDIGPKSLWIIGIILLITITLLIAFFKELKVSTFDKGLAASLGFSPAIIHYGLMTVSSVTTVGAFDAVGAILVVALMIAPAATAYLLTTNLKKMLALAMFFGIFSAISGYWLAHLLDASIAGSITTMLGLIFLAVYLFAPSKGVIAVMYREKQQRTEVSLLTFLLHLKNHNEVEERHVNHLREHINWQKVRAKTVLELALKNNMIVVNNDIVSLTKKGDTFTSKAIDYIITNKDAQIEDMKDDFFLFRG, from the coding sequence ATGAATAGTGCTCAAATAGAAATACAATTAATTGCTAGTTTAGTCGCAATTGCATGTGCTATTCCTGGCACCTTTTTAGTACTACGTAAAATGGCAATGATAAGCGATGCAATAAGTCATTCCATCTTACCAGGAATTGTTGTTGGTTTCTTTATTACGCAAGATTTAAATTCGCCATTATTAATTGTATTGGCTGCATTAACAGGTGTAATCACAGTGGTATTAGTAGAATATATTCAAAAAACAGGTTTAGTAAAGGAGGATACAGCAATAGGCTTAGTATTTCCTGCATTATTTAGTATTGGTGTTATTTTAATTGCTAAAAATGCTAACGATGTCCACTTAGATGTTGATGCTGTTTTGGTAGGCGAATTAGCTTTGGCTCCTTTTGATAGGCTAATCGTTTCTGGTGTGGATATTGGGCCAAAATCACTATGGATTATTGGCATAATATTACTAATTACAATTACGCTTTTGATTGCCTTTTTTAAAGAATTAAAAGTAAGCACCTTTGACAAAGGTTTAGCTGCGTCATTAGGCTTCTCTCCTGCTATTATTCATTATGGATTAATGACAGTGTCTTCCGTAACAACCGTTGGTGCTTTTGATGCTGTTGGAGCCATTTTAGTTGTAGCATTAATGATTGCGCCTGCTGCAACCGCTTATTTACTTACTACCAATCTAAAAAAGATGCTAGCTTTAGCTATGTTTTTTGGAATATTTAGTGCCATTTCAGGTTACTGGTTGGCGCATTTGTTAGACGCATCCATTGCAGGATCTATTACCACAATGTTAGGTTTAATATTTTTAGCTGTGTACTTATTTGCTCCAAGCAAAGGTGTTATAGCTGTTATGTATCGCGAAAAACAACAACGTACAGAAGTTAGCCTATTAACCTTTTTACTGCATTTAAAAAACCATAATGAGGTTGAAGAACGTCACGTAAATCATTTAAGAGAACACATAAATTGGCAAAAAGTAAGAGCCAAAACTGTATTGGAATTGGCTCTTAAAAATAATATGATTGTTGTTAATAATGATATTGTATCATTGACTAAAAAGGGAGACACCTTTACCTCCAAAGCAATTGATTATATTATCACTAATAAAGATGCGCAGATAGAAGATATGAAGGACGATTTCTTTTTGTTTAGAGGTTAA
- a CDS encoding metal ABC transporter permease, with translation MDIQEYFSLVFSDYTLRTITLGTAILGAVTGMLGSFAVLRKQSLLGDAISHAALPGIAIAFLITGAKDSNTLLLGALVSGLIGTFWIRGIVKKTHLKSDTALGLILSLFFGFGMLLLTFIQKQPNANQAGLDKYLFGQAATLVESDVWLMAIVTGLCLFVLLLFWKEFKILLFDADYTKTLGFNTKVIDILITSFIVLAIVLGLQTVGVVLMSAMLLAPAAAARQWTNSLSKMVLLAAIFGAFSGVFGTAISASQTNLSTGPVIVLVAAVFVVFSFVFSPSRGLLFKQIRFIKNRRDLELHKTLAFMYHIAETHENISHPHTIKLLNNFQGFTRKTLQKLVEKNYVTLDGNMWSLTKIGFETASNLYTKQSTEDE, from the coding sequence ATGGATATACAAGAATATTTTTCTTTAGTCTTTAGCGACTACACACTTCGAACCATTACACTTGGAACAGCAATTTTAGGTGCAGTCACTGGTATGTTAGGTAGTTTTGCTGTACTTAGAAAACAAAGTCTGTTAGGTGACGCCATATCACATGCTGCTTTACCAGGAATTGCAATTGCATTTTTAATTACAGGTGCAAAAGACAGTAATACATTACTTTTAGGAGCTTTAGTAAGCGGATTAATTGGAACCTTTTGGATTAGAGGTATTGTAAAAAAAACACATCTAAAAAGTGATACCGCTTTAGGATTAATATTATCGCTGTTTTTTGGATTTGGGATGTTATTACTGACTTTTATTCAAAAACAACCCAATGCTAATCAAGCAGGTTTAGATAAATATTTATTTGGTCAAGCTGCAACTTTGGTAGAAAGCGATGTTTGGCTAATGGCTATAGTTACAGGATTATGCTTATTTGTATTATTGCTATTTTGGAAAGAATTTAAAATTTTACTCTTTGATGCCGATTACACTAAAACTTTAGGTTTTAATACTAAAGTCATCGATATTTTAATTACCAGTTTTATAGTCTTAGCTATAGTTTTAGGACTGCAAACCGTAGGTGTTGTTTTAATGAGTGCCATGTTACTAGCTCCAGCAGCAGCAGCAAGACAATGGACTAATAGCTTGTCAAAAATGGTGCTTTTAGCAGCTATATTCGGAGCGTTTTCTGGAGTTTTTGGAACAGCTATAAGTGCTAGTCAAACTAATCTATCCACAGGACCTGTTATTGTATTAGTAGCTGCTGTGTTTGTAGTATTCTCGTTTGTGTTTTCTCCTAGTCGTGGTTTATTATTTAAACAGATTAGATTTATAAAAAATAGACGCGATTTAGAACTTCATAAAACCTTAGCCTTTATGTATCATATTGCTGAAACACACGAAAATATTTCGCATCCACATACCATAAAGCTTCTTAATAACTTTCAAGGATTTACACGTAAAACTCTTCAAAAGTTAGTCGAAAAAAATTACGTAACACTAGATGGGAACATGTGGAGTTTGACAAAAATAGGTTTTGAAACTGCTTCCAACCTTTACACAAAACAATCAACAGAAGATGAATAG
- a CDS encoding BrxA/BrxB family bacilliredoxin → MYPAELVKPMREDLTNVGFEELHTADAVNTAIAKEGTTLVVVNSVCGCAAANARPGARMSLANDKKPTHIVTVFAGVDKEAVDQARAHMVPFPPSSPSMALFKDGELVHMLERHHIEGRPAELIAENLIDAYNEHC, encoded by the coding sequence ATGTATCCAGCAGAATTAGTAAAACCAATGCGTGAGGACTTAACTAACGTAGGTTTTGAAGAATTACATACAGCTGACGCAGTAAATACTGCAATTGCAAAAGAAGGGACAACTTTAGTGGTTGTAAATTCGGTTTGTGGTTGTGCAGCTGCAAACGCAAGACCAGGAGCAAGAATGAGTTTAGCAAATGACAAAAAACCTACACATATAGTAACGGTTTTTGCAGGTGTTGACAAAGAGGCTGTTGATCAAGCAAGAGCACACATGGTACCTTTTCCTCCAAGCTCACCAAGCATGGCCTTGTTTAAAGATGGAGAATTAGTACACATGCTAGAACGTCACCATATTGAAGGTAGACCAGCAGAATTAATTGCTGAAAACCTTATTGATGCTTATAACGAGCATTGTTAA
- a CDS encoding metal ABC transporter ATP-binding protein — translation MSDNKSKTTASSGNIAVKVDDLTVAYNYKPVLWDIDLEIPEGVLMAIVGPNGAGKSTLIKSILGILKPIAGSVTIYDKPYDKQRKLVAYVPQKGSVDWDFPTTALDVVTMGTYGSLGWIKRPGQKQKKAALEALEKVGMLPFKGRQISQLSGGQQQRIFLARALVQNASIYFMDEPFQGVDATTEIAIINILKELRKAGKTVIVVHHDLQTVPEYFDWVTFLNVKKIATGPVKDIFNDDNLTKTYGINYKVSIQE, via the coding sequence ATGAGTGACAATAAGAGCAAAACTACTGCTTCCTCAGGAAATATAGCAGTAAAAGTAGATGACCTGACAGTAGCATACAACTACAAACCTGTACTTTGGGATATTGATTTAGAAATCCCAGAAGGCGTCCTTATGGCTATTGTTGGACCAAATGGAGCTGGAAAATCAACACTAATAAAATCTATCTTAGGCATATTAAAACCTATAGCAGGAAGCGTCACTATTTATGACAAACCCTACGACAAGCAACGCAAATTAGTTGCTTACGTACCACAAAAAGGAAGTGTAGATTGGGACTTTCCAACAACAGCTTTAGATGTTGTTACTATGGGGACTTATGGTAGTTTAGGTTGGATAAAACGACCAGGACAAAAACAAAAAAAAGCAGCCTTAGAAGCTTTAGAAAAAGTAGGCATGTTACCCTTTAAAGGCAGACAAATTAGTCAATTATCAGGTGGACAACAACAACGTATATTTTTAGCTAGAGCATTAGTGCAAAACGCATCAATCTATTTTATGGACGAGCCTTTTCAAGGTGTTGATGCCACCACAGAAATAGCTATTATTAATATTTTAAAAGAATTACGTAAAGCGGGAAAAACAGTCATTGTAGTGCATCATGATTTACAAACTGTTCCAGAATATTTTGATTGGGTTACTTTTTTAAATGTGAAGAAAATTGCAACAGGTCCAGTTAAAGACATCTTTAATGATGATAATTTAACCAAGACTTACGGTATTAACTACAAAGTAAGTATTCAAGAATAA
- a CDS encoding TerB family tellurite resistance protein has protein sequence MAGLKWIGATLGWTLGGPIGAIIGLAIGSLGDAMSEKGNLLGNGNPNKQQKREPNYRTQPNYRTQQQRRAQTTSGDFEVSLLILASVIIKADGVQDQRELDFVRNKFVELYGKDRANKAFKLFKNISNQNVSTRDVCGQIQQMMDHASRLQLLHFLFGIAKADGMVTDDEEDQINRISNYLGISSRDYSSIKAMFYNSSNNAYTILEIDKTATVDQIKKAYRNMAKKYHPDRVEHLGEEHRKGAEDKFKQVQKAYEFLQKERRF, from the coding sequence ATGGCTGGATTAAAATGGATAGGTGCAACTTTAGGATGGACGTTAGGTGGTCCAATTGGTGCAATTATAGGGTTGGCAATTGGTAGTCTAGGAGATGCAATGTCAGAAAAAGGAAACCTTTTAGGAAATGGTAACCCAAACAAACAGCAAAAAAGAGAACCAAATTACAGAACACAACCTAATTACAGAACCCAACAACAACGTCGTGCGCAAACAACGTCAGGAGATTTTGAGGTGAGTTTACTAATCTTAGCCTCTGTAATTATAAAAGCAGATGGTGTACAAGACCAACGCGAATTGGATTTTGTGCGCAACAAATTTGTTGAGCTTTACGGTAAAGATCGTGCTAATAAGGCTTTTAAATTATTTAAAAATATAAGTAATCAAAACGTGTCTACAAGAGATGTCTGTGGCCAAATCCAACAGATGATGGACCATGCATCACGTTTGCAATTATTGCATTTTTTATTCGGAATTGCAAAAGCAGATGGGATGGTTACCGATGATGAAGAGGATCAAATTAACCGAATTTCTAACTACTTAGGCATTAGTAGTCGTGATTATTCCAGTATAAAAGCTATGTTTTATAACAGTAGCAATAATGCGTATACTATTTTAGAAATAGACAAAACAGCTACAGTAGATCAAATTAAAAAGGCTTACCGTAATATGGCTAAAAAATACCATCCAGATCGTGTGGAGCATTTAGGAGAAGAGCATAGAAAAGGAGCAGAAGATAAGTTTAAACAAGTCCAAAAAGCTTACGAGTTTTTACAAAAAGAAAGACGATTTTAA
- a CDS encoding lysophospholipid acyltransferase family protein encodes MRKIIAYPLSVIYFLFFGLTLVVFHPIQWICFNVFGYKAHKKSVDYLQFCLMRCVNLLGSTHKFINPYPLDNSQPVLIVSNHQSMADIPPLMWYFRKHHVKFVSKKELGKGLPSVSYNLRHGGSVLIDRKNPRQAIVAIRKFADYIETTNRAAVIFPEGTRSRDGQPKPFHTKGLETLIKYVPSAIIIPVTINNSWKNLRYGKFPMGIGNNITFTAHKPVKPSDFDSTEALLNHIETTIKNSIKI; translated from the coding sequence ATGAGAAAAATTATTGCCTATCCTTTATCTGTTATTTATTTCCTATTTTTTGGGTTAACATTAGTTGTTTTTCACCCAATACAATGGATATGTTTTAATGTTTTTGGATATAAAGCGCATAAAAAAAGTGTGGATTACCTTCAGTTTTGTTTAATGCGATGCGTAAACCTATTAGGCTCTACACATAAATTTATAAACCCTTATCCTTTAGATAATTCTCAACCTGTTTTAATTGTCTCTAACCATCAAAGTATGGCAGACATACCTCCATTAATGTGGTATTTTAGAAAACACCATGTTAAATTTGTTAGTAAAAAAGAATTAGGAAAAGGACTACCAAGTGTATCCTACAATTTACGTCATGGTGGCTCTGTATTAATTGATCGTAAAAACCCTAGGCAAGCGATTGTCGCTATTAGGAAATTTGCAGATTATATAGAAACTACTAATCGTGCTGCTGTTATTTTTCCGGAAGGCACCAGAAGTCGTGATGGACAACCTAAACCATTCCATACTAAAGGTCTTGAAACCCTAATAAAATATGTGCCTAGTGCAATTATTATTCCTGTAACTATCAATAATTCATGGAAAAATTTGCGTTATGGAAAATTCCCTATGGGAATTGGAAATAACATCACATTTACAGCACACAAACCGGTTAAACCTAGTGATTTTGACTCTACTGAAGCGTTATTAAATCACATAGAAACTACCATTAAAAATAGCATAAAAATATAA
- a CDS encoding acyl-ACP desaturase, with product MSSKNVRLEVMSFLEKDIDTLIEKYLIPVEKIWQPSDFLPNSEGPNFFEEVREIRELSKELSYDFWVVLVGDMITEEALPTYESWLMDIEGVEQDGKNGWAKWIRHWTGEENRHGDVLNKYLYLSGRVNMREIEQTTQHLIADGFDIGTARDPYKNFVYTSFQELATYVSHNRVAKLAKEKGNKQLARMCKIISGDEMRHHHAYSEFVERIFKVDPSQMMLAFQYMMKQKITMPAHFLRESGGKISTVFDEFSNTAQRIGVYTSMDYIDILQKLIKRWEIDKITDLNDDAEKARDYLMKLPDRMLRLADRIKIPENSYQFKWVEPAKL from the coding sequence ATGTCATCAAAAAATGTAAGATTAGAAGTCATGTCTTTTTTAGAAAAAGATATTGATACTTTAATAGAAAAATATTTAATCCCTGTTGAAAAAATTTGGCAACCTTCTGATTTTTTACCAAACTCTGAAGGTCCTAACTTTTTTGAAGAAGTAAGAGAAATAAGAGAATTGTCTAAAGAATTGTCTTACGATTTTTGGGTGGTTTTAGTTGGTGATATGATTACAGAAGAAGCTTTACCAACTTACGAATCTTGGCTTATGGATATAGAAGGTGTAGAACAAGATGGTAAAAACGGTTGGGCAAAATGGATTAGACATTGGACAGGCGAAGAAAACCGTCATGGTGATGTTTTAAACAAATACCTATACCTTTCTGGTCGTGTTAACATGCGCGAGATAGAACAAACCACACAACACCTTATTGCAGATGGTTTTGATATTGGTACAGCTAGAGATCCTTATAAAAACTTTGTTTATACCAGTTTTCAAGAATTAGCAACTTATGTTTCACACAATCGTGTAGCAAAATTAGCCAAAGAAAAAGGTAATAAGCAATTGGCTAGAATGTGTAAAATAATTTCGGGAGACGAGATGAGACACCACCATGCTTATAGCGAGTTTGTAGAGCGCATTTTTAAAGTAGATCCAAGCCAAATGATGCTAGCGTTTCAATATATGATGAAGCAAAAAATTACAATGCCTGCTCACTTTTTAAGAGAGTCTGGAGGTAAAATTAGCACTGTTTTTGACGAGTTTTCTAATACTGCACAACGTATAGGTGTTTATACATCTATGGACTACATAGACATTTTACAAAAATTAATTAAACGTTGGGAAATTGACAAAATAACAGACCTTAACGACGACGCTGAAAAAGCACGTGATTACTTAATGAAACTTCCAGACAGAATGTTACGTTTGGCAGACCGAATTAAAATCCCAGAAAACTCTTATCAATTTAAATGGGTTGAACCAGCCAAACTATAG
- a CDS encoding RNA polymerase sigma factor: MNDKKILEFFKTGQRDKAFKQLYSLYPRIEKLVLSKGGKQSDAQDVFQEALIILNRNLEQSDFKLTASFYTYLYSVSRFVWKDMQSKFTTQELHDLKDNEVSIFQHVLEEKKYRFAENAFRELGERCQQLLQLFYLKRIPFKEIAVTMQFKSEKIAKNQKYKCLKKAKDIFHQNYQS, from the coding sequence ATGAATGATAAAAAAATATTAGAATTCTTTAAAACAGGTCAACGCGACAAAGCGTTTAAACAACTGTATAGTTTATATCCCAGAATAGAAAAACTAGTCTTATCCAAAGGTGGAAAACAATCTGATGCACAAGATGTGTTTCAGGAAGCATTAATAATCCTAAATCGTAATTTAGAACAGTCTGATTTTAAATTAACAGCTTCGTTTTACACCTATTTATATTCCGTATCTAGATTTGTATGGAAGGATATGCAATCTAAGTTTACTACTCAAGAGCTTCACGATTTAAAAGATAACGAAGTCTCAATATTTCAACATGTATTAGAAGAAAAAAAATATCGCTTTGCCGAGAACGCTTTTCGCGAATTAGGAGAACGATGTCAGCAACTACTTCAGCTATTTTATTTAAAAAGAATTCCTTTTAAAGAGATAGCAGTTACAATGCAATTTAAATCAGAAAAAATTGCTAAAAACCAGAAGTATAAATGCTTGAAAAAAGCAAAAGACATCTTTCATCAAAATTATCAATCTTAA
- a CDS encoding metal ABC transporter solute-binding protein, Zn/Mn family, whose product MKKIILLSIITLGFFSCNNTTKDNGKLNIVTTTTMITDLVKNIGKDSINVNGLMGSGVDPHLYKASEGDVTKLVNADIIFYNGLHLEGKLVEVFEKMENSTKTPIALGEDIDKKTLIGSDYFASNYDPHVWFNIEYFKQFAKKVTAVLIEKDSKNSKYYKANEDEYIAKLNTLQKTITSKIETLPKDKRILVTAHDAFNYFGKNYGFEVVGLQGLSTATEAGVKDVQNLANFIIEKQLKAIFVESSVPKRTIEALQKAVNSKGHDVKIGGTLYSDALGSAGTVEGTYIGMFKYNVNTIVDALK is encoded by the coding sequence ATGAAAAAAATAATACTCCTTTCCATAATAACCTTAGGTTTTTTTAGCTGTAATAACACTACAAAAGATAACGGGAAGTTAAATATTGTGACTACAACCACAATGATTACTGATTTAGTAAAAAACATTGGTAAAGACAGTATAAATGTTAATGGTTTAATGGGAAGTGGTGTGGATCCTCACTTATACAAAGCAAGTGAAGGTGACGTAACCAAATTAGTCAATGCAGATATAATTTTTTATAACGGTTTGCACCTAGAGGGAAAACTTGTAGAGGTATTTGAAAAAATGGAAAACTCAACCAAAACACCAATTGCTTTAGGAGAAGACATTGACAAAAAAACATTGATAGGTTCAGATTATTTTGCTTCTAATTACGATCCACACGTTTGGTTTAATATTGAATATTTTAAGCAATTTGCTAAAAAAGTTACTGCTGTTTTAATCGAAAAAGACTCAAAAAACTCAAAATATTATAAGGCAAATGAAGATGAATACATAGCAAAGTTAAATACACTACAAAAAACGATTACCTCTAAAATTGAAACACTTCCAAAAGACAAACGCATATTAGTGACAGCACATGATGCTTTTAATTATTTCGGAAAAAATTACGGATTTGAAGTCGTAGGTTTACAAGGTTTATCTACAGCAACTGAAGCAGGAGTAAAAGATGTTCAAAATTTAGCTAATTTTATAATTGAAAAACAACTGAAGGCCATTTTTGTTGAAAGCTCTGTACCAAAACGTACAATTGAAGCGCTACAAAAAGCAGTAAACTCAAAAGGTCATGATGTGAAAATTGGAGGCACATTATATTCTGATGCCTTAGGAAGCGCAGGAACTGTTGAAGGCACCTATATTGGTATGTTTAAATACAATGTCAACACTATAGTTGATGCTTTGAAATAA